A genomic window from Paraburkholderia phytofirmans OLGA172 includes:
- a CDS encoding efflux transporter outer membrane subunit, which yields MSTITVKRVLLGSLTLLSAALLSAGCSLAPQYKVPDVASATAFKEAPPITATAGTEGEAGTWKIAQPSDQIPRGKWWVIFDDATLNDLEEQALSANQKLAAAAARVKEARALQQVSRADLFPTVGAGFGPTREKVTSASQFRPDGGDVPAQTLWRAQATASYEADLFGRVSDAVKASAAESEASQALLRSVQLSLQADVAANYFKVRELDAELQVYAQNVSLREQQLKLVQSKFANGDIAELDVARARAELATARSDEMTAQRQRATAEHSLAVLLGKAPAGFSMASNPLKPVLIRIPPGLPSALLERRPDIAAAERATAAANARIGVAKAAYFPSLSITGNAGFESATLGDLFKWSSRAFLLGPLAGTALTVPMFDGGRRKGNLANARAVFDEDAANYRQQVLQAFQEVEDNLSDLRILEQQTQTENEAVHASQRAAEISQTQYKDGAVNYLDVIDAERTVLQSQTTAVQLSGVQAAATVNLIRALGGGWGDAVTVGSAGPQPQTR from the coding sequence ATGTCGACAATTACAGTGAAACGTGTTCTGCTGGGTTCGCTGACGCTCCTGAGCGCGGCACTTCTGAGCGCAGGCTGCTCGCTCGCGCCGCAGTACAAGGTCCCGGACGTGGCCAGCGCCACCGCGTTCAAGGAGGCGCCGCCCATAACGGCCACCGCCGGAACAGAAGGCGAGGCGGGTACCTGGAAAATCGCGCAGCCGTCCGACCAGATTCCCCGAGGGAAGTGGTGGGTGATTTTTGACGACGCCACCCTTAACGACCTCGAGGAGCAGGCGCTGTCTGCCAACCAGAAACTGGCTGCCGCGGCGGCCCGGGTCAAGGAGGCCCGCGCCCTTCAGCAGGTCTCCCGGGCGGACCTTTTCCCGACTGTAGGCGCCGGCTTCGGGCCCACCCGAGAAAAGGTCACGTCGGCCTCGCAGTTCCGGCCGGACGGTGGCGACGTGCCTGCCCAGACCCTGTGGCGTGCGCAGGCGACGGCGAGCTACGAGGCGGACCTTTTCGGCCGGGTGTCGGATGCGGTCAAGGCGAGTGCTGCAGAAAGCGAGGCATCGCAGGCGCTCCTGCGCTCGGTGCAGCTTTCGCTTCAGGCGGACGTTGCCGCGAACTATTTCAAGGTCCGCGAGCTGGATGCGGAACTGCAGGTGTATGCGCAGAACGTTTCGCTTCGCGAGCAGCAGCTCAAGCTTGTGCAGTCGAAGTTCGCGAATGGCGATATTGCCGAACTCGACGTCGCGAGGGCGCGAGCCGAGCTGGCAACGGCGCGCTCCGATGAGATGACGGCGCAGCGACAGAGGGCCACCGCCGAGCATAGCCTTGCGGTTCTTCTCGGCAAGGCGCCCGCCGGGTTTTCGATGGCCTCGAACCCGTTGAAACCGGTGCTGATCCGGATTCCGCCGGGGTTGCCGTCTGCGCTGCTCGAGCGACGGCCGGATATTGCCGCCGCTGAGCGTGCGACGGCTGCGGCAAATGCGCGAATTGGTGTCGCCAAGGCAGCCTACTTCCCGTCGCTGTCGATCACGGGTAATGCAGGGTTCGAGTCAGCGACGCTGGGCGACCTCTTCAAATGGTCCAGTCGGGCATTCCTGCTCGGCCCGCTTGCCGGCACTGCGTTGACGGTGCCCATGTTCGACGGGGGCCGCCGCAAGGGAAACCTGGCGAACGCCCGGGCGGTGTTCGATGAGGACGCGGCGAACTACCGTCAGCAGGTCCTTCAGGCGTTCCAGGAGGTCGAGGACAACCTGTCGGACCTGCGGATTCTTGAGCAGCAGACCCAGACCGAGAACGAGGCCGTGCATGCATCACAGCGTGCCGCAGAGATTTCGCAAACCCAGTACAAGGACGGCGCCGTCAATTATCTCGACGTGATTGACGCCGAACGTACGGTACTTCAGTCGCAAACGACGGCGGTCCAGCTTTCCGGCGTTCAGGCGGCTGCTACCGTGAACCTGATTCGCGCGCTGGGCGGTGGATGGGGTGATGCGGTAACCGTCGGATCCGCCGGTCCGCAACCACAGACCAGGTAG
- a CDS encoding alcohol dehydrogenase catalytic domain-containing protein, which produces MSEVEPGPHDALVRVSKRPIHPGDLLMIAGDKRGGRAAPIPAGAPRTPGFEGVGVIEKLGSNAAHQGQFAVGQRVMFLSGMGRTWATYSKVPVTSLVAVPDEVSDAVAAQILINTMTAQVVLRAGHNALPVPELPVTVIQTAAGSSVMRIVTALGQKIGLTMIRLVRTRAGAELLEASLPGAPVIATEASGWQEQVRSAMGSRPVHVIFDAVGAALVDDLTSLLSDGGTVVNFGWLGTGAPDLSGFAPRGLAFKGVVFTEWMNFSLAEQKQHRDMAMQLAKEAPHVFAIAGEYPLADFRKAIEHASGPGKNGVVLLTSQVGL; this is translated from the coding sequence ATGTCCGAGGTTGAACCCGGGCCGCACGACGCACTGGTACGCGTCTCAAAGCGCCCAATCCATCCGGGAGACCTGCTGATGATTGCCGGCGACAAACGCGGCGGAAGGGCGGCCCCGATCCCGGCGGGCGCGCCCCGTACGCCGGGTTTTGAAGGCGTTGGCGTGATCGAAAAGCTGGGGAGCAATGCCGCGCATCAAGGGCAGTTTGCTGTTGGGCAACGAGTGATGTTCCTTTCCGGAATGGGGCGAACATGGGCAACATATTCAAAGGTTCCTGTCACTTCGCTGGTCGCGGTTCCGGACGAAGTGAGCGACGCCGTAGCGGCGCAAATTCTCATCAACACCATGACCGCCCAGGTCGTGCTTCGCGCCGGGCACAACGCGTTGCCGGTCCCCGAATTGCCCGTTACGGTAATCCAGACGGCGGCAGGCTCATCGGTGATGCGTATCGTGACGGCCCTGGGGCAGAAGATCGGCCTGACCATGATCCGGCTTGTCCGGACACGGGCGGGCGCCGAACTTCTTGAGGCGTCTTTGCCAGGCGCGCCGGTGATCGCGACAGAGGCGAGCGGGTGGCAGGAACAGGTGCGCTCCGCGATGGGGTCCAGGCCGGTGCACGTCATTTTCGACGCGGTCGGCGCAGCGCTGGTCGATGACCTGACATCGCTTCTTTCGGATGGCGGAACGGTTGTCAACTTTGGCTGGCTGGGGACGGGCGCGCCGGATCTGTCCGGGTTTGCGCCGAGAGGGTTGGCATTCAAGGGCGTGGTCTTTACCGAATGGATGAACTTCTCTTTGGCGGAGCAGAAGCAACATCGCGACATGGCCATGCAGCTCGCTAAAGAAGCGCCTCATGTTTTCGCGATTGCGGGCGAGTATCCTCTTGCTGATTTCAGAAAAGCAATCGAACATGCGAGTGGGCCCGGGAAGAATGGTGTGGTTCTTCTGACGAGCCAGGTCGGACTATAG
- a CDS encoding TetR/AcrR family transcriptional regulator, which translates to MGHSQADKIATHQRIVDVAAKRFREHGIEGISIADLMKEAGLTVGGFYKHFSSREELVAEAFEHALHDIGPWEASIATAPRQAMRTYISETHRDTVATGCPISALANDMSRSTSESRDIYTTRVRRILEQISKALPAEDNASKRSEAALILSACVGSITLSRAVSDPKLSKQILDGTLTKVLELLSTKRNRK; encoded by the coding sequence ATGGGACATTCTCAAGCTGACAAGATCGCCACGCATCAGCGTATTGTCGACGTCGCCGCCAAACGTTTCCGCGAGCACGGAATCGAGGGCATCAGCATAGCTGACCTGATGAAGGAAGCTGGCTTGACCGTTGGTGGTTTTTATAAGCATTTTTCCTCCAGGGAAGAGCTGGTCGCTGAGGCTTTCGAGCATGCGCTGCATGACATCGGCCCATGGGAAGCATCGATTGCGACAGCCCCGCGCCAAGCGATGCGGACCTATATTTCAGAAACACACCGCGATACTGTCGCAACCGGCTGCCCGATTTCGGCGCTGGCCAACGACATGAGCCGCAGCACCAGCGAGAGCCGCGATATCTACACAACCCGCGTCAGGCGCATTCTTGAGCAGATATCTAAGGCACTCCCTGCGGAAGACAATGCGAGCAAGCGTTCGGAAGCCGCGCTTATACTCAGTGCATGTGTCGGCTCAATTACGCTCTCCCGTGCTGTCTCCGACCCAAAACTCTCAAAGCAGATATTGGATGGTACTTTGACGAAGGTCCTCGAGCTGCTTTCGACGAAGCGCAATCGGAAATAG
- a CDS encoding MarR family winged helix-turn-helix transcriptional regulator has protein sequence MELTYMNHELTPDGYCLLFNRAARAISRLYNRHLICASLTVGQYCILATVLKSGPITLRDLGDALVIERSALLRALKPLSTAGLLQSTADPSNQRRILVEMTPSGEDRVRLAASGIRAAGLEIEGRYGKIANAGVEDILLRFAGEAGIAIEAT, from the coding sequence ATGGAACTCACCTACATGAATCACGAATTGACACCCGATGGGTACTGCCTCCTGTTCAACCGGGCAGCGCGCGCCATATCACGACTTTATAATCGCCATTTGATATGCGCTTCGCTGACCGTTGGCCAATATTGCATCTTGGCCACTGTTTTGAAGAGCGGCCCCATCACGCTGCGTGACCTCGGCGATGCACTTGTCATCGAGCGTTCAGCTTTGCTAAGAGCTTTGAAGCCATTGTCGACTGCCGGGCTGCTCCAGTCGACTGCAGACCCCTCCAACCAACGTCGGATTCTTGTTGAAATGACTCCCAGTGGAGAAGACAGAGTGCGGCTCGCGGCATCCGGCATTCGTGCTGCGGGACTGGAAATAGAAGGGCGATACGGGAAAATTGCAAATGCAGGCGTTGAGGATATCTTGCTGCGTTTTGCTGGTGAGGCAGGAATAGCGATTGAAGCAACGTGA
- a CDS encoding zinc-dependent alcohol dehydrogenase family protein encodes MRAIQLSKYGDIANGMGVVELPEPAAPGNGEVLIAMEYVPVNQNDLLVLAGQFPVHPELPSVVGNEGVGTVLQVGPDVENVKVGDRVVPPLYSLTWREKMIVPADGLFALPPEADVQQLAMLRINPASAALLLSEYAELQPGDWVAQNAANSAVGRSVIAIAKSRGLRTVNLVRRAELVDELKAYGADVVVLDDENASEAVRQATGNATIKLALCGISGAATARLGRLLAPKGKLVSYAVMSGDINVTFNVLDFIFGDISLHGFYEDRREYEPKMPEILSESARLIAEGKLHVPVAAVYPMAQFKEAIAHVQRGGKVLLKIKED; translated from the coding sequence ATGCGCGCAATTCAACTTTCGAAGTACGGTGACATCGCCAACGGCATGGGGGTCGTCGAACTCCCCGAACCGGCCGCGCCTGGCAACGGTGAGGTGCTAATTGCGATGGAATATGTGCCTGTCAACCAGAATGACCTCCTGGTGCTGGCAGGACAGTTTCCCGTGCATCCCGAGTTGCCTAGCGTTGTGGGCAACGAAGGAGTCGGTACCGTGCTCCAGGTGGGCCCCGACGTTGAGAACGTCAAGGTCGGTGACCGCGTCGTACCGCCCCTTTATAGCCTGACGTGGCGAGAAAAGATGATCGTCCCGGCTGACGGTCTGTTCGCCCTTCCTCCCGAAGCAGACGTCCAACAACTTGCGATGCTGCGCATCAATCCCGCCTCCGCAGCGTTGCTTTTGAGCGAGTACGCCGAGCTTCAACCGGGTGACTGGGTAGCGCAGAACGCCGCGAATTCCGCTGTTGGCCGCTCGGTCATCGCAATCGCCAAGTCGCGCGGACTGCGTACGGTCAATCTTGTTCGCCGGGCCGAGCTGGTGGACGAACTCAAGGCATATGGCGCGGACGTAGTCGTTCTTGACGATGAGAACGCCTCAGAGGCTGTTCGGCAGGCGACCGGTAACGCAACGATAAAGCTTGCATTGTGCGGAATCAGTGGCGCGGCGACCGCCCGTCTCGGCAGGCTGCTCGCGCCGAAAGGTAAGCTGGTCAGCTATGCGGTCATGAGCGGCGACATCAACGTTACCTTCAACGTGCTCGACTTCATCTTCGGGGATATATCCCTGCACGGCTTCTATGAAGACCGTCGCGAGTACGAGCCCAAAATGCCAGAGATCCTCTCGGAGTCGGCCAGACTTATTGCTGAAGGAAAGTTGCACGTTCCAGTCGCGGCCGTCTATCCGATGGCGCAATTCAAGGAAGCAATCGCGCACGTTCAACGTGGTGGCAAAGTTCTTCTAAAGATCAAGGAAGACTGA
- the lhgO gene encoding L-2-hydroxyglutarate oxidase: MGKFDYVIVGGGIVGLATAYALTRNQPKSRILLLEKERRLAAHQTGHNSGVIHSGVYYKPGSFKARFAREGSASMRAFAGEHGIAHEICGKVIVATKQSELESLRTLLNRGKQNGLDVQMLDGDELRSVEPCVSGVAAIRVPSAGIIDYTQVCETLARLVLAHGSRIEFGARVKGISQKTDFVEIDSDIGGFSAKMLINCAGLHSDRITRLDRVEADLKIIPFRGEYYELKPGARHLVRNLVYPVPNPAFPFLGVHFTRMIGGGIEAGPNAVLALAREGYRKTDFSLRDFSEVITFPGFWKLSARYWREGVAEMMRSLSKAAFVRSLQELVPSITADDLVEVPAGIRAQALKNDGTLVDDFHIVPGSRSIHVCNAPSPAATASLEIGKHIASHAFLA; encoded by the coding sequence ATGGGCAAGTTCGACTATGTGATCGTTGGCGGCGGCATTGTCGGCTTGGCGACCGCTTATGCGCTCACGAGAAATCAGCCCAAGTCGCGCATTCTGCTTCTCGAGAAGGAACGTCGCTTAGCTGCGCATCAAACTGGCCATAATAGCGGGGTCATCCATTCGGGGGTTTACTACAAGCCTGGAAGCTTTAAGGCTCGGTTCGCTCGAGAAGGAAGCGCGTCAATGCGGGCTTTTGCGGGCGAGCATGGGATCGCGCACGAGATCTGCGGAAAGGTTATTGTCGCGACAAAACAGTCCGAACTTGAGTCGCTCCGAACCTTGCTGAACCGAGGCAAACAGAACGGTCTCGATGTCCAAATGCTCGATGGCGACGAATTACGAAGTGTCGAGCCTTGCGTAAGTGGAGTGGCCGCCATTCGTGTTCCCTCCGCAGGGATAATCGACTACACACAGGTTTGTGAGACTCTCGCACGTCTTGTCCTGGCGCACGGCAGCCGTATCGAGTTCGGTGCGAGGGTCAAAGGGATTTCGCAGAAGACAGATTTCGTCGAAATCGATAGTGACATTGGCGGCTTTTCAGCGAAGATGCTAATCAACTGCGCCGGCCTCCATAGTGACCGGATCACAAGACTTGACAGAGTTGAGGCTGATCTGAAGATCATTCCATTCCGAGGCGAATACTACGAACTGAAGCCTGGAGCCCGCCACCTTGTCCGAAATCTCGTATATCCGGTTCCCAATCCCGCGTTTCCATTTCTCGGCGTTCACTTCACGCGCATGATAGGAGGCGGCATTGAAGCTGGGCCGAACGCGGTGCTCGCCTTGGCCCGCGAAGGTTATCGCAAGACCGATTTCAGCCTCCGCGACTTCTCCGAGGTCATTACTTTCCCGGGATTTTGGAAGCTCTCAGCCCGATACTGGAGGGAGGGTGTTGCCGAAATGATGCGTTCGCTGAGCAAGGCAGCGTTCGTCCGTAGTCTCCAGGAGCTCGTACCCAGCATCACGGCGGACGATTTGGTAGAGGTGCCCGCCGGTATCCGCGCCCAAGCCTTGAAAAACGACGGGACGCTGGTAGACGATTTTCATATCGTGCCGGGATCCCGAAGCATTCACGTCTGCAATGCCCCGTCACCGGCGGCGACGGCATCACTCGAGATAGGGAAGCACATTGCAAGCCACGCCTTTCTCGCTTGA
- a CDS encoding winged helix-turn-helix transcriptional regulator has product MKRKSFDKMQCPIARSLERVGEWWTILILRDAMNGLRKFDDFQSNLGISPTILSKRLSSLVEDGFLERHRYGEHPARAEYHLTDRGWAFQSVIASFVAFGNSQFAPEGLATVVVNRETGQSVNVKVVDERTGEPITSPKYYMAPGPVASKKMKAQLAAAPSNGRGMRGEGCGD; this is encoded by the coding sequence ATGAAACGCAAAAGCTTTGACAAGATGCAGTGTCCGATTGCACGCTCGCTCGAGCGGGTTGGCGAGTGGTGGACTATCCTGATCCTTCGGGATGCCATGAACGGGCTCAGAAAGTTCGACGATTTCCAGAGTAATCTTGGTATATCCCCGACCATTCTCAGCAAGCGGCTCTCAAGCTTGGTGGAAGACGGATTCCTGGAGCGTCATAGATATGGCGAACACCCCGCCCGGGCTGAATATCACCTTACCGATCGCGGCTGGGCATTCCAGTCTGTCATCGCATCGTTCGTTGCCTTCGGAAATAGCCAGTTTGCGCCCGAAGGATTGGCAACCGTGGTCGTCAATCGAGAAACCGGACAGTCGGTGAACGTAAAGGTTGTCGATGAGCGAACCGGTGAGCCTATAACGTCTCCGAAATACTACATGGCACCGGGTCCGGTAGCGAGCAAGAAGATGAAGGCTCAACTGGCGGCGGCCCCTTCCAATGGTCGCGGAATGAGGGGCGAAGGATGCGGCGACTAA
- a CDS encoding alpha/beta fold hydrolase, translating to MVSAIGQETAETHYVDADGVRYAYRRLGPKGGIPLVFCHRFRGTMDDWDPAVVNGFAREREVILFDNAGVGNSTGTIPASIGAMAAHVVRFIGALGLKEVDLLGFSMGGHIGQAVILGWPHLIRRLILAGTYPGGGDGIILAGPEVRPVAGRPVLGLEEYLFLFFSPSEESQKAGRAYWERLKTRKEPIEPPVSAEGVQAQAAALAGWAQGIDAALPRLAEIRQPVLVANGHNDIMVPTINSFTMAQKIKRAQLIIYPDSGHGFLFQYPQLFVNHALEFLR from the coding sequence ATGGTTTCAGCTATAGGTCAGGAGACGGCCGAGACGCACTATGTCGATGCAGACGGGGTGCGCTACGCGTACCGCAGGCTCGGTCCGAAGGGTGGCATACCGTTGGTCTTTTGTCACCGCTTTCGGGGAACGATGGACGATTGGGATCCTGCGGTCGTCAACGGTTTCGCCAGGGAACGCGAGGTGATCCTCTTCGACAACGCTGGTGTTGGGAATTCAACGGGAACGATCCCTGCCAGTATTGGAGCGATGGCCGCCCACGTGGTGAGGTTTATCGGCGCGCTTGGCTTGAAGGAAGTCGATCTCCTCGGCTTTTCCATGGGCGGACATATCGGCCAAGCCGTGATCCTCGGCTGGCCGCACCTGATCAGGCGGTTGATTCTCGCAGGTACCTATCCTGGCGGTGGAGACGGCATCATTCTCGCGGGCCCAGAGGTTCGGCCAGTCGCAGGACGTCCCGTGCTTGGCCTGGAGGAGTATCTGTTCCTCTTCTTCTCGCCTTCAGAAGAAAGCCAGAAAGCGGGGCGCGCTTACTGGGAGCGTTTGAAGACCCGAAAAGAACCGATCGAGCCTCCGGTTTCGGCCGAAGGCGTACAGGCGCAAGCGGCGGCGCTTGCGGGCTGGGCGCAGGGCATTGACGCGGCTTTGCCAAGGCTTGCGGAGATTAGGCAGCCGGTTTTGGTCGCCAACGGGCACAACGACATCATGGTTCCGACGATCAACTCCTTCACCATGGCTCAGAAAATCAAGCGCGCGCAACTGATTATCTACCCCGATTCAGGGCACGGTTTTTTGTTTCAGTACCCGCAACTCTTCGTGAATCACGCCCTCGAATTTCTGCGGTGA
- a CDS encoding flavin reductase family protein: MTLANDNAAAEPKSGGSAIRQNSSVVQSFREVMRGFASSVTIVTSVDELGHPSGMAATAVIPVSMDPPSMLVAVNQSASLFPVLERSQRFCVNILPLSQQHIVKAFSSSDMRNQRFLADEWQRTPDGLLYLASAHGSVICVCEKSVLYGTHSLYVGRVTSVIAGSLSDPLVWFNGAALALQS, from the coding sequence TTGACTCTTGCAAATGACAATGCGGCCGCGGAACCGAAGTCGGGCGGATCGGCCATACGTCAAAATTCTTCAGTTGTGCAATCGTTTCGCGAAGTAATGAGGGGATTCGCCTCGAGCGTCACGATCGTCACCTCCGTTGACGAGCTAGGACACCCAAGTGGCATGGCCGCCACCGCGGTCATCCCCGTCTCCATGGATCCACCCTCCATGCTCGTTGCCGTCAATCAGAGCGCGAGCCTATTCCCTGTTTTAGAACGAAGCCAGCGCTTCTGCGTAAACATCCTGCCACTATCCCAACAGCACATCGTCAAAGCGTTTTCCAGCTCGGACATGCGGAATCAACGCTTCTTGGCCGACGAATGGCAACGGACACCAGACGGACTGCTATATCTAGCGTCAGCGCACGGTTCCGTCATCTGCGTCTGCGAGAAGAGTGTGCTTTACGGGACCCACTCTCTGTACGTCGGCCGAGTAACGTCGGTGATCGCCGGATCGCTTTCCGATCCTCTCGTCTGGTTCAACGGCGCAGCGCTCGCCCTTCAATCGTAA
- a CDS encoding LLM class flavin-dependent oxidoreductase — MKLGMFQMPLHPPGRLLQETLKENGDKVIYADELGFTEVWVGEHFSATTEPISAPMMYMASLLNRTRQIKFATGVVSLPNHHPAIVAAEAAQFDHLSDGRFIFGIGPSGLASDHELFANTDAAMRGERLMESIEIIQKIWAQDPPYDIKGKHWHIKLNENVVPAMGIGFMPKPLQEPHPPIAMSAMSPFSSSMKTAGEKGWIGVSANFCAEYIVGSHWKKYVEGCESAGRKASGDDWRVARNVVVAETDEQALEWVMDPKGGNYYYFGYLIEVMRRANYTVILKENPDDSDETLTVANLTKNQVIYGSSKTVTEKLAAFREKVGPFGTLLLASMDASGRNRHREWETMRRLSHDVAPALAKMK, encoded by the coding sequence ATGAAGCTCGGAATGTTCCAAATGCCGTTGCACCCGCCAGGTCGCTTGCTTCAGGAGACGCTCAAGGAAAATGGCGACAAGGTCATTTATGCGGATGAACTCGGTTTTACGGAGGTCTGGGTTGGAGAGCATTTTTCAGCGACGACGGAGCCGATCAGCGCGCCGATGATGTATATGGCATCACTCCTCAACCGTACACGCCAGATCAAGTTCGCGACAGGAGTCGTCTCTCTTCCCAACCACCATCCGGCGATAGTGGCGGCAGAAGCCGCTCAGTTTGACCATCTTAGCGATGGCCGGTTTATTTTCGGAATCGGACCATCCGGTCTCGCGAGCGATCACGAACTTTTCGCCAATACCGACGCCGCGATGCGGGGCGAGCGGCTGATGGAATCCATAGAAATCATTCAGAAGATTTGGGCCCAGGACCCGCCCTATGACATCAAGGGAAAGCACTGGCATATCAAGCTCAATGAAAATGTCGTTCCGGCGATGGGTATCGGCTTCATGCCGAAGCCGCTTCAGGAACCCCATCCACCGATCGCTATGTCAGCAATGTCGCCTTTCTCAAGCAGCATGAAGACGGCCGGCGAAAAAGGCTGGATCGGCGTTAGCGCGAATTTCTGCGCTGAGTACATCGTTGGCAGCCACTGGAAGAAATACGTGGAGGGATGTGAGTCGGCCGGTCGCAAGGCTTCCGGCGACGACTGGCGCGTCGCCCGCAACGTGGTTGTGGCGGAAACCGACGAGCAGGCGTTGGAGTGGGTGATGGATCCAAAAGGCGGAAACTATTACTACTTTGGCTATCTGATCGAAGTCATGCGGCGCGCGAACTACACCGTCATCCTGAAGGAAAACCCGGATGATTCCGACGAGACCCTGACCGTCGCGAACCTGACAAAAAACCAGGTCATTTACGGTTCGTCCAAAACCGTGACGGAAAAACTCGCAGCGTTTCGCGAGAAGGTCGGCCCGTTCGGCACGCTTCTTTTGGCATCAATGGACGCCAGTGGCCGTAACCGTCATCGCGAATGGGAAACCATGCGCCGACTGTCGCACGACGTGGCGCCGGCGCTCGCGAAAATGAAATGA
- a CDS encoding aldo/keto reductase gives MKQLAKRKLGNSNLLVSRMALGTVPLSGLGARTTYDDFEGTIQAALDQGVLYFDTAPGYGNGRTEHFLGHFLRAKELRPDVVISTKVGRVLKTRRRARKTDKVIFGIEWIDGLPFVDEFDYSYDGIMRSFEDSQQRFGIDDIDIIHVHDIGRLSHGDDNDRYWTQLQDGGFKALRELRESGAVKAVSIGVNETAAVLDMANEFPLDCCLIAGRYTLINDEASSHFFPECERRGIDVIAAGVFNSGILAGGSKGSNKLFDYADAPQSIIDKVKAVEEVCDEFSVALPTAAVQFVAAHPAVATVLVGAKSPAEIQQNVAALTAAIPVEFWEKLKARKLVGKQIPTPVV, from the coding sequence ATGAAGCAGTTGGCGAAGCGCAAGCTGGGTAATTCAAACCTTCTGGTTAGCCGAATGGCGCTGGGAACTGTCCCATTGAGCGGTCTCGGCGCCCGCACGACCTACGACGATTTCGAAGGAACGATTCAGGCAGCGCTGGATCAAGGAGTGCTCTATTTCGACACCGCACCTGGCTACGGGAACGGGCGAACAGAACATTTTCTAGGGCATTTCCTACGCGCAAAGGAACTGCGCCCTGACGTCGTCATAAGCACGAAGGTTGGACGGGTCCTTAAGACGAGGAGACGGGCCCGGAAAACCGACAAGGTGATTTTCGGCATCGAATGGATCGACGGACTGCCTTTCGTAGACGAGTTTGACTACAGCTATGATGGGATCATGCGATCTTTCGAAGACAGTCAGCAGCGCTTCGGGATCGATGACATCGACATCATCCACGTCCATGACATTGGCCGCTTATCTCACGGTGATGACAATGACAGATATTGGACCCAACTGCAGGACGGCGGATTCAAGGCCCTACGCGAGTTGCGTGAAAGTGGTGCCGTGAAGGCCGTGAGCATCGGTGTGAACGAAACGGCTGCGGTCCTCGATATGGCGAACGAGTTCCCTCTCGATTGCTGTCTCATCGCGGGCCGGTACACACTGATCAACGACGAAGCGTCGTCACATTTCTTCCCCGAATGCGAGCGCCGCGGTATTGACGTGATTGCGGCTGGGGTTTTCAACTCGGGAATTCTCGCGGGGGGCTCGAAAGGCTCCAACAAACTGTTCGATTATGCCGACGCGCCTCAGTCGATCATCGACAAGGTCAAAGCGGTCGAGGAGGTCTGCGACGAGTTTAGCGTGGCCCTACCTACAGCCGCCGTGCAATTCGTCGCGGCTCACCCTGCGGTCGCCACCGTCCTGGTCGGCGCAAAGAGCCCAGCGGAAATTCAGCAGAATGTCGCAGCCCTCACCGCAGCTATACCTGTGGAATTCTGGGAGAAGCTAAAGGCGCGGAAACTGGTTGGTAAGCAGATCCCGACTCCTGTCGTCTGA